One region of Chlamydia psittaci 6BC genomic DNA includes:
- a CDS encoding hydrolase, with the protein MEYSFFRRKFAGLDSIVCPGDPDDPIIIFCHGYGANADNLAFFPSACPFKGVRPTWVFPHGIEQLSYEFGGGRAWFPLDVPLFQSLISNPDITPATEEQYQKLFNIDFEKPKAALENLIEELDRPRYDIILGGFSQGAMITTHLILSSKIPYRGALICSGALLLEKGWENNINLCAKVPFIQSHGYQDTILPYYHGERLNQLLSSRLHGEFISFNGGHEIPAVVLQKMQETIPLWTSTFN; encoded by the coding sequence ATGGAGTATTCATTTTTTCGTCGTAAGTTTGCTGGATTAGATTCCATAGTATGTCCTGGGGATCCCGATGATCCTATTATTATCTTTTGTCATGGCTATGGAGCAAATGCTGACAATTTAGCATTTTTCCCTTCAGCATGTCCTTTCAAAGGTGTACGTCCTACATGGGTATTCCCTCATGGTATTGAACAACTTTCTTATGAATTTGGGGGTGGAAGAGCTTGGTTCCCCTTAGACGTTCCTCTATTTCAGAGCTTAATTTCTAATCCGGATATTACCCCAGCAACAGAAGAACAATACCAAAAATTATTCAATATAGATTTTGAGAAACCAAAAGCAGCTTTAGAAAACCTTATTGAAGAGTTGGATCGTCCGCGATACGACATTATCCTAGGAGGCTTTAGCCAAGGTGCTATGATCACCACTCATCTTATTTTATCTTCAAAAATCCCTTATCGAGGAGCTTTAATTTGTTCTGGAGCATTACTATTAGAGAAAGGCTGGGAAAATAATATAAATTTATGTGCTAAGGTTCCTTTTATTCAAAGTCACGGATATCAAGATACCATTTTGCCTTATTACCATGGGGAACGGCTAAATCAGCTCCTATCTTCACGTTTACATGGAGAGTTTATTTCTTTTAATGGTGGGCATGAAATTCCTGCTGTTGTTTTACAAAAAATGCAGGAAACCATTCCCCTATGGACAAGTACGTTCAATTAA
- a CDS encoding L-threonylcarbamoyladenylate synthase produces the protein MSVTDPDFFLRQAADYLDQGKVIAFPTDTVYGLGVALNYPNAEEKIYDLKHRDQGKSLVVYVNTIEDIEKFSGCTLSTHALKLSQKFLPGPLTLLVDHKNPRFHQEKLGFRILSIPIVNKLIDLAGPLLGTSANISNFPPAITSKEVLEDFCQEDICVIPGCCSYGLESTVISADPLKIYREGMIPHQVIEDVVGEKIDACLHTRHMFSQHVKIYTVKDEDALKNFLEQNARFQGVICHNPKPCDFYPTLRQALRSVEPVVVFIYDQETSAYPELRPYLIPYSYTYTR, from the coding sequence ATGTCTGTTACAGATCCAGATTTTTTTTTACGACAAGCTGCAGATTATTTAGATCAAGGCAAGGTTATAGCCTTCCCCACAGATACAGTTTATGGTTTGGGAGTGGCATTAAATTACCCAAATGCCGAAGAGAAAATCTATGATTTAAAGCATAGAGATCAGGGAAAATCTTTGGTTGTGTATGTAAATACTATTGAGGATATTGAAAAATTCTCGGGATGTACATTATCAACACACGCACTTAAGTTATCACAGAAGTTCCTCCCCGGGCCGTTGACTTTGCTCGTTGACCATAAAAACCCTAGATTTCACCAAGAGAAACTAGGATTTAGGATTCTTTCTATTCCTATAGTGAATAAGCTCATCGATCTCGCAGGACCGCTACTTGGAACGTCTGCAAACATTTCCAATTTCCCTCCAGCAATCACCTCTAAAGAAGTGCTTGAAGACTTCTGTCAGGAAGATATTTGTGTTATTCCAGGCTGTTGTTCCTACGGACTGGAATCTACGGTAATCTCTGCAGATCCTTTAAAGATCTATCGTGAGGGAATGATTCCTCATCAAGTTATCGAAGACGTTGTAGGGGAAAAGATAGATGCTTGCTTACACACGCGCCACATGTTTTCTCAACACGTAAAAATTTATACAGTAAAAGATGAAGATGCTCTAAAGAATTTTCTTGAGCAGAACGCTCGATTTCAAGGTGTAATTTGCCACAACCCTAAACCATGTGATTTTTACCCTACCTTAAGACAAGCATTAAGATCTGTCGAACCTGTTGTGGTATTTATCTACGATCAGGAAACATCAGCATATCCAGAGCTAAGACCTTATCTAATTCCATATAGTTATACATACACTCGGTGA
- a CDS encoding dipeptidase, with translation MIIDMHCDLLSHKTFSYEDPCVRCSPSQLLSGGVRKQVCAIFTEHSMSSPSADTQNQLFFHLPDSDNRIRLITFDSDNLNHDAGENTLSIIRSIENASGLGSDSQHLSELFTKLLDLFSMGPIAYLGIVWNGRNRFGGGVCDPYKLTSDGKRLLEIMNQLAIPIDLSHCCDKLSDDILDYTVDKLPNMQVLASHSNFRSVQNIPRNLTDAHAKEIASRGGVIGLNIVSYFVGSSLQGLKQHIHHAEKLGILDQLVLGTDFFYSNAQEKFFPECSTAEDHPNISSILSDNLHRESTEKVLWKSAQQFLNQTVSLQKERRHICLDI, from the coding sequence ATGATCATAGATATGCACTGCGACCTTCTTTCTCATAAAACTTTTTCCTATGAAGATCCTTGCGTGCGCTGCTCTCCAAGTCAATTACTCTCTGGGGGAGTGAGAAAGCAAGTTTGTGCTATATTTACTGAGCATAGCATGAGCTCTCCAAGCGCTGATACACAAAATCAACTATTTTTTCACCTTCCTGATTCGGATAATCGTATCCGTTTAATTACTTTTGATTCTGATAACCTGAATCATGATGCTGGGGAAAATACCCTCTCTATTATTCGTAGTATAGAAAATGCTTCGGGATTAGGTTCTGATTCCCAACATCTCAGTGAGCTATTCACAAAACTCCTAGATCTATTTTCTATGGGGCCTATTGCTTATTTAGGGATTGTATGGAACGGAAGAAACCGTTTTGGGGGAGGAGTTTGTGACCCCTATAAACTTACCTCTGATGGGAAACGTTTATTAGAAATTATGAATCAATTGGCTATTCCTATAGACCTTAGCCATTGTTGTGATAAACTCTCCGATGATATTTTAGACTATACGGTAGACAAGCTTCCTAACATGCAGGTTCTTGCTAGCCACTCTAACTTTCGATCAGTACAAAACATCCCCAGAAATCTTACTGATGCCCATGCAAAAGAAATCGCATCTAGAGGAGGGGTTATTGGTTTAAATATCGTAAGTTACTTTGTTGGGTCTTCTTTACAAGGATTAAAACAGCATATCCATCATGCTGAAAAATTGGGAATTCTAGATCAACTTGTCCTAGGAACAGATTTCTTCTATTCTAATGCACAAGAAAAGTTTTTCCCTGAGTGTTCTACAGCCGAAGATCATCCCAATATCTCTAGCATTTTATCCGATAATCTACATAGGGAATCTACAGAAAAAGTACTCTGGAAATCTGCTCAACAATTCTTAAATCAGACTGTGAGTCTTCAAAAAGAACGAAGACATATTTGTTTAGATATATAA
- a CDS encoding IncA family protein: MIPSILRSSSQEEALERVSVLNRICQHSHVSRKTVSLTLIAVGIILVISGILLLTLTITSLPSAFSIALGATVLALGTSLASFGVALRILKKPRVNNEGEVVLATELMNMKQVVEQKTEEVNRLQGEVSASQTQLAEISEALTTTRELGNNLQSRLDESSELLTQSRENLGAVEARLQTTEETLSQKEEQLARSQGELQAEQAKVAQLEAQVRDLESQLQETSANLDRAIASQQDLMERLTTDHESEVTRLTRMLTTKTEELNSAHETISQIQRHLSEPGSLYVGASSPKPLRKSASTFSLNGDTGSPTERINRFTSMLNAGFSRLRRSPGAVTPTSRSSSLSDHSDQSDQRDQDSEDQELETAEEAKEEES, from the coding sequence ATGATACCTTCTATATTACGGTCCTCCTCTCAAGAAGAGGCATTGGAAAGGGTTTCTGTATTAAATCGGATATGTCAGCACTCTCATGTTAGTCGCAAGACTGTGAGTTTAACTCTTATTGCTGTGGGTATTATCTTAGTTATATCCGGTATTTTACTCTTAACCTTAACGATTACAAGTTTACCTTCGGCATTTTCTATTGCTTTAGGAGCAACTGTTCTTGCCCTTGGGACGAGTTTGGCTTCCTTTGGTGTGGCTCTCCGTATTCTTAAAAAGCCTCGGGTGAATAATGAGGGTGAAGTCGTTCTGGCTACTGAACTTATGAATATGAAACAAGTAGTCGAACAGAAAACAGAAGAAGTTAATCGATTGCAAGGAGAAGTGAGTGCTTCTCAAACACAACTTGCAGAAATTTCTGAAGCACTGACAACTACAAGAGAATTGGGAAATAATCTTCAAAGTCGTTTGGATGAATCTTCAGAGTTACTAACTCAATCTCGTGAAAACTTGGGTGCTGTTGAAGCACGTCTACAAACAACTGAAGAAACTCTTAGTCAAAAAGAAGAACAACTTGCAAGATCTCAAGGTGAGTTACAAGCTGAACAAGCTAAAGTAGCACAGCTAGAGGCTCAAGTTAGAGATTTAGAATCTCAACTGCAGGAAACATCCGCAAATCTTGATCGAGCTATTGCGAGTCAGCAAGATTTAATGGAACGGCTTACTACCGACCATGAGTCTGAAGTCACTAGATTAACACGAATGTTAACTACAAAAACGGAAGAATTAAACTCAGCTCACGAAACAATTAGTCAAATACAAAGGCACTTATCAGAACCTGGCTCTTTGTATGTAGGCGCTTCCTCTCCTAAACCTTTAAGAAAAAGTGCTTCTACATTTTCATTAAATGGGGATACTGGTAGCCCAACAGAACGTATCAATCGCTTTACTTCTATGCTCAATGCTGGTTTTAGCAGATTGAGAAGGTCACCTGGAGCTGTGACACCAACTTCTAGGAGTTCATCTTTAAGTGATCACAGTGATCAATCGGATCAAAGAGATCAAGATAGCGAAGATCAGGAACTTGAAACAGCTGAAGAGGCTAAAGAAGAAGAATCATAA
- a CDS encoding CPSIT_0556 family inclusion membrane protein, translated as MLVAPEIQFKNSDNEVKTISILANNVNFIKNERQTFLAVIVALALGIILLIVGICVLILPLGLTSALSIPLGVAGIVIGSAAIAYCLKVVYYQNAVWRKNYLEIRNVLREHGLPRPQEKNTDPILSILFPSSLDILTYSRVHSMGKTRTVIAMVKIVLGIGCIVGAVISQLLLTTWFRPGISLGLGITGAALFVGGIQDIRAFSLSAQGISHFYLMQHEQIARKSEKELSEQVVESAKSCSTLLESHLEQANQRNMDLQTQITAQNLKISYLQNRISTLEAMPSSQSNEEVASTWFPTIASSISSISRFFTTPSTTYDQFDCLPPADCLPAITFPQPMSERAELQNETHPSSSGSDEHEDSFEDASEELDFVG; from the coding sequence ATGCTTGTTGCTCCTGAAATTCAATTTAAAAACTCAGATAATGAAGTTAAAACTATTTCCATATTAGCAAATAATGTTAACTTCATTAAAAACGAGCGACAAACTTTTCTCGCAGTTATTGTAGCTCTTGCCTTAGGAATCATTCTTCTTATAGTTGGCATTTGTGTATTGATTCTTCCTTTAGGACTGACCTCGGCCCTAAGTATCCCTTTAGGCGTAGCAGGAATAGTTATAGGTTCAGCAGCCATCGCGTACTGTCTTAAGGTAGTCTACTATCAAAACGCTGTCTGGAGGAAAAATTATCTAGAGATTAGAAATGTTCTCAGAGAACATGGATTACCTCGTCCCCAAGAAAAGAATACGGATCCCATTCTTTCCATTCTCTTCCCCTCTTCATTAGATATTTTAACATACAGTAGAGTACACTCTATGGGGAAAACAAGAACAGTCATCGCAATGGTGAAAATCGTTCTTGGTATAGGCTGTATAGTTGGCGCTGTAATTTCTCAACTTCTTTTAACTACGTGGTTCCGCCCCGGTATCAGTCTAGGTTTGGGCATTACAGGAGCCGCTTTATTTGTTGGAGGAATTCAGGATATACGTGCCTTCAGCTTGAGTGCTCAAGGGATCTCTCATTTCTATTTGATGCAGCATGAACAGATAGCACGAAAGTCCGAAAAAGAGCTTTCAGAACAAGTTGTAGAAAGTGCAAAATCTTGTTCAACTCTATTAGAGAGTCATTTAGAACAAGCAAATCAAAGGAATATGGATTTACAAACTCAGATTACTGCACAGAATCTCAAAATTAGTTATCTTCAAAATCGTATTTCTACTTTAGAAGCTATGCCAAGTTCTCAATCTAATGAAGAAGTAGCTTCGACCTGGTTCCCTACTATTGCTTCATCAATCTCTTCAATCTCACGATTTTTCACCACGCCTTCCACGACTTATGATCAGTTTGATTGCTTGCCACCGGCTGATTGCTTACCGGCTATTACCTTCCCTCAACCTATGAGTGAGAGGGCCGAACTTCAAAATGAAACGCATCCCTCTTCTTCTGGCAGCGATGAACATGAAGATTCATTTGAAGATGCCTCAGAAGAACTTGATTTTGTCGGATAA
- a CDS encoding LOG family protein: MCISPTFGSSQNWEPQDIHDCEQIISATQFHQDHGPWIVVAGGFCPTDEHYKKAQNIGYLLVKNGYAVVTGAGPGIMEAANAGAVRAGGASLGFILKGEELNDHIPKENYLQVSHISHRLEGMVGKASGCVVFPGGLGTVSECFFALDHFRYLEVPHPVVLVGMQFWGPLVEWMKNLHYTHTCPGHLYLVDSSEEAVDIIFSHHKRQSYSFSSN; this comes from the coding sequence ATGTGTATTTCCCCCACTTTTGGTTCCTCTCAAAATTGGGAACCTCAGGATATACACGATTGTGAGCAGATTATTTCCGCTACACAATTTCATCAAGATCATGGCCCCTGGATAGTGGTGGCTGGCGGATTCTGTCCTACAGATGAACATTATAAAAAAGCTCAGAATATAGGATATCTATTAGTTAAGAATGGGTACGCTGTGGTTACTGGAGCAGGTCCAGGGATTATGGAAGCTGCTAATGCTGGTGCTGTACGAGCTGGGGGGGCATCTCTAGGATTTATCTTAAAGGGTGAGGAATTGAATGATCACATACCCAAAGAAAACTATTTACAGGTTTCCCATATCTCTCATCGTTTAGAAGGCATGGTTGGCAAAGCTTCTGGATGTGTAGTGTTTCCTGGAGGACTAGGTACCGTAAGTGAATGTTTTTTTGCCCTAGACCACTTTAGATACCTAGAAGTTCCTCATCCTGTCGTTCTTGTAGGCATGCAATTTTGGGGGCCTTTAGTAGAGTGGATGAAAAACTTACATTATACGCATACATGTCCGGGACATTTATACCTAGTAGACTCATCAGAGGAAGCTGTGGACATCATTTTTTCTCATCATAAGAGACAATCGTATAGTTTCTCCTCTAACTAA